AGATGAAGCTGGTCGGGATCGAGCACCGGCCCGACTGGGCGGCGAAGGCGAAGTAGCGGAGCCGCTGGAACCCCAGCCCGCTGAGCAAGGGGCGGGACGCCTCCCGCCCCTTGCGGCTGTCAGGAAGAACCGGAGATGCAACAACGTGGCGAACCTCCACGTGATCATGGCCGTCAAGAACGGCGAGTTCTTCGAGGTGCTCCTGCCGGCGGCGGCGCAGAAGTACGGGCTGGTGAACGACATCGAGGTGGACGCGAGCGGGTTGGTCCACGCCCCGACCGGGCCCGGGCTGGGCGCCACGATCGACTTCGAGCTGATCCAGCGGCAGCAGACGGCCGTGCTACGGTAGACCGAGCCGCATGAAGATCCTTCGCGCCGCTACACTCATCGACGGCACCGGCGCGCCGCCGGTGCGGGACGCCGCCGTGCTGATCCGCGACGGACGGATCGAGGCGGTGACCACGGCCGGGACGACGGCGTGGTCGAAGGACGCCGAGGTCGTGGACGTCTCCGGCCTGACGCTGCTGCCGGGCCTGATCGACTGCCACGACCACCTAGCCTTCCACGGGTATGAGCTGGTGCGGCGTTGGGGCCTCGATGAGCCCCAGAGCACGCGGCATCTGCGGACCGCCCGCGTCGCGAGCCAGATCCTCGCGTCAGGCTATACAACCGTGCGGGACGCGGGGGGCCTGGACGCAGGCTTCCGCCTGGCGATCGAGGAGGGGCTGATTACGGGACCGCGGCTGGTCCTCTCGGTCGCGATCATCTCACCGACCGGCGGGATCGGCGACCGCATCAGCCCGTCGGGGCACACCTCTCCCTTCGCCCAGGACCCCAGCCTGCCTGGCAGCGTCGCCAACGGGGTCGAGAACGTGAAGGCCACGGTCCGCGCCATGGTCCGAGCCGGCGCTGACGTGATCAAGTGCGCCACGACCGGGGGCGCCAGCTCCCGGGCCGGCCACGGCCCTAAGGACCCCGCCTTCGACGCGGCTGAGATGCGCGCGCTCGTGGACGAAGCGCACGCCCTGGGCCGGCGCGTCATGTGCCACGCGGTCGGGGGCCCGGGCCTGCGCCTGGCCATCGAGGCCGGGGTCGACTCGATCGAGCACGGCTGCTACCTCGACGAAGACCCCGAGCTGATCCCGATGATGGCGGAGCGCGGCATCTTCCTGGTCCCGACGCTGACCGTCTACGAGTACCACCGCCAGTCCGCGCTCCCCCACGTGCGGGAGCGCTCCCACGCGCTGAAATCTCACCATCTCGAGAGCCTCCGGCGCGCGCGCGCGGCCGGCGTCAGGGTCGTGGCCGGCACCGACGCCGGAGGGCACGGCCACCCGAACCCCGCGCTGGAGCTCCAGCACCTCGTCGAGGCCGGCATGTCCCCCATGCAGGCCCTCCACGCCGGGGCGGGGCTCGCGGCGGAATGCCTCGGGCTCGAGCGGGAGATCGGGACCGTCGAGAAAGGGAAGTGGGCCGACCTCGTCGCGGTCGAGGGCGATCCGCTCCAGGACATCCGGATCCTCCAGGACCCGCGCCGGATCAGGCTCGTGCTGAAGGCCGGTGTCACCGTGGTCGAACGACGACCCGCTGACGCCCCGCGATAGGAGTCGGGCCATGACGATCTCGGTCGAGAAGCTCCAGCCCTTCGGCGCGAGGGTCCGCGGTGTCGATCTGGCGAACCCGCTCGACGACGAGCTGTTCGACCGGATCCGGGATGCCTTCAACGCGCACGCCGTCCTCGTGTTCCCGGGCCAGCCCCTCGATGACGAGCAGCAGATCGCCTTCTCGCTTCGGTTCGGGCCCCTCGAGACGAGCATCCGCAAGGACCGGAAGCGGCGGGTCACCCGCCCCGAGATCTCCGAGATTGCCAACGTGGACGAGCACGGCCGGATCGTCGACGCCGACGACGAGCGCGCGATCTACAACGCCGGGAACCAGCTCTGGCACTCCGACAGCTCGTTCAAGCGCGTGCCTGCCATGGCCTCGCTCCTCTCGGCGCGCGAGCTCCCGCCCGAGGGGGGCGAGACCGAGTTCGCCGACCTGCGCGCGGCCTGGGACGCGCTCCCCGAGGCGAAGCGCCGCGGCCTCGAGGGCCTCGTTGCCGAGCACAATTTCGTCTACTCGCGCTCGCTGATCGGCTACGACCAGTTCACCGATGCCGAGCGCGCGGCGGTGCCGCCCGTTCAGCAGGCGCTGGTCCGGACCCACCCGGTCACGGGGCGCAAGGCGCTCTTCCTGGGCTCGCACGCCTCCCACATCATCGGCTGGCCTGTCGAGGAAGGCCCGACGCTGTTGCGCGAGCTGCTCGAGTTCGCGACCCAACCCCGGTTCGTCTACCGGCACACGTGGCGTGTGCTGGACCTGGTGATGTGGGACAACCGCTGCGTCCTCCACCGGGGCCGGCCCTGGGACCAGACCCGGCATCGTCGCGTCATGCACCGGACCACGGTCGCCGGGGATGGCCCGACCGCTGCCGACGGTAGACCCCTGTGACCACGTCGCCACCCCCCTCGGCCCCTGCCCTCGAGGGCTTGCGCGTCCTGGACCTCTCCTCGCACCTCTCGGGCCCCTACTGCTCGATGATCCTGGGCGACCTCGGCGCCGATGTCATCAAGGTCGAGCACCCGGAGGGCGGCGACAGCGCGCGGGGCATGCCGCCCTTCGTCAACGGCCAGAGCGCACCCTTCATGACCTTTAACCGGAACAAGCGGAGCCTGACGCTCGATCTCAAGCAGCCGGCGGGGCTCGAAATCTCCCGCAGGCTGGCGGCGCGGGCCGATGTCTTCCTCGAGAACTTCAAGCCGGGAACCGCCGAGCGTCTCGGCCTCGGCTACCGGGAGCTCGCAGCCTCAAACCCGCGGCTCATCTACTGCTCGATCTCGGGCTTCGGCCAGACCGGACCGTACCGGGATCGCGGCGGCTTCGACCTGATCGCCCAGGGGATGTCGGGGCTCATGTCCATCACCGGCGAGGAGGACGGTCCGCCGCTCCGGGTCCCGCTCCCGATCTCCGACCTCTGCGGCGGGATGTTCGGCGCGATCGGGATTCTAGCAGCTGTCGCGGCCCGCGAGCGCACGGGCCGGGGCCAGTGGGTGGACACCTCGCTCCTCGAGACCCCTATCGCGCTGTCGGTGTACGAGGCCGCTCAGTACTTCGCCACGGGGGAGGTGCCACCACGGCTCGGTCCGGGGCACCGGACGAGCGCGCCGTACCAGGCCTTCCGCACCAAGGACGGCTGGATCACCATCGGTGGAGCGGCCCAGCATTTCTGGCCCAGGCTCTGCGGCCTCCTCGGGCTGGAGGATCTGGCTCGGGACGCGCGCTTCGCCACGAACGCGGAGCGGGTCAAGCGGCGCAAGGAGCTGGCCGCGATCCTCCAGGAGCGGCTCGAGCGCGAGACCACGGCATCCTGGCTCGAGCGCCTGGAGGCGGAGGGGATTCCCGCGGGCCCGATCTATACCTACGATCAGGTCTTCGCCGACCCGCACGTCCGCGCGCGGGAGATGGTCGTGGAGGTGGAGCACGCGGCGGCCGGCGCGACCCGCATCCTGGGGATCCCGATCAAGCTCTCCGAGACTCGAGGGGCCATCCGGCGCCCGGCCCCGCTCCTCGCCGAGCACACGGCGGAGATCCTCGCCGAGCTCGGCTACACCCCGCAGGATCAGGAACGGCTCAAGGCCGCGCGCGTGATCTGAGCGCTCGTCCTGTTCGGCCCGCTCCCCGCGCTTTCGCGCCGGGGGCCCGGCTCCCTCCGATAGGCCAGAAGCCTGTTGGAATAAGCGCGTTCGAGCGCCGGCTCGGCCGGCGCAACCGATCCGGGGGGTGTTTGGGAAGGGGGGCGAAGCCCCCCTCCGAGTAACTCTTCGAGCGCGGGCTTCGCCCGCGCAACCGCTTCCTGGGGGTGGCCTCGGAGGGGGCCGTCGTGGCCCCCTCCGATTGCCCTAGCCGCCCAGGTAGAGGCGCTTGACCTCGGGGTCGTTCAGGAGCGCCTGGCCCGGTCCCTCGAAGCGATTCTGGCCCAGCTCGAGGACGTAGCCCCGGCCCGCGACGGAGAGGGCCTTGGCGGCGTTCTGTTCCACCACCAGGAGGGTGTAGCCCGCTTCCTTCATCTCGATGAGCTTGTCGAAGATCAGCGTGACGAACTTCGGGGAGAGACCCAGCGAGGGCTCGTCGAGCAGGATCAGCTTGGGGGTGGTCATCATGGCCCGTCCGATCGAGACCATCTGCTGCTCGCCCCCGGACATCGTGCCCGCCTTCTGGTAGCGCCGGTCGGCCAGGACCGGAAAGAGCGCGTAGACCCCCTCCAGCGCTTCACGGACCCGCGCGGGATTGCTTTCGATGTACGCCCCCATCTCGAGGTTCTCGAGCACCGTCATCCGCGGGAAGACGATCCGGCCCTGGGGGACGTAGGCCAGGCCGAGACGGATCACCTCGTGCGGTCGGAGCCCGGTTATCTCCTTCCCGTCGAAGACGACCCGACCGGCCTTCGGCCGGAGGAGGCCGACGATCGTCTTGAAGGCCGTGGACTTCCCGGCCCCGTTCGGGCCGATGACGGCCACCATCTCGCCGCGCCGCACCTCCAGGTTCACGCCGTGGAGGATCTCCAGCTTCCCGTAGCCGGCGTGGATCTCCTCGACCGTCAGGAGGAAGCCGTCACCGGCCAAAGTACGCCTCGATCACGCGCTCGTCCTTCTGGATCACCCCGGGCGGCCCCTCGGCGATCTTCTCTCCGTAGTCGAGGACGAAGACCGTCTCGCAGAGTCCCATCACGACCTTCATGTCGTGCTCGACGAGCAGGATGGTCTTCCCCTCGTCGCGGAGCCGGGTGATGGCCCGGAGCAGCTCGTTCAGGAGCGTGCGGTTCACCCCGGCGGCGGGCTCGTCCAGGAGGATCAGCTCGGGGTCCGGCATCAGGACGCGGATGAACTCCAGGAGCTTCTGCTGGCCGTAGGAGAGGTTCCCCGCGTACTCGTGCTGGAGGCGGTCCAGGGTGACGAAGCGGAGCAGCTCCTGGGCCCGGCGATACGCGGCTTCGTGGGCCTCGCGCGCCACGACCCGGAGGTTTTCGAGAGCGGTCAGCTCGGGGAACAGCCGGATGATCTGGAAGGTGCGCCCGATCCCGCGACGGGCCACCTGGTGGGGCTTGAGCCCGTCGATGCGCGCCCCGTGGTAGCGGATCTCCCCCGCATCGCGCGGCTCGACCCCGGTGACGCAGTTGAAGAGCGTGGTCTTCCCCGAGCCGTTGGGACCGATCAGGCCGTAGATCTTTCCCGGCCTGAGGGCCAGCGAGCAGCGGTTGACGGCGGTGACGCCGCCGAAGCGCTTGGTGAGGTCCCGAACCTCGAGGATGTACCCGTCACGCACTACAGGAAACCTTGCGCATTTAGATTGTCCGCGGCAGGCGGTAGCGTTCCTGAAGCACTCCCAGGATCCCCCTGGGCATCAAGAGCACCACGCCGACAATCAGGGCCCCAAAAATGGCCTGGTGGACGAAGAGGAAGCGAGCCCACACAAGCTCCTGGAACACCGACAGGAGCACAGCGCCGAGGACCGGCCCCAGCACCGTCCCTTGCCCGCCGAACAGGCACATGATGATCATCGTGATCGTCGTGAGGAGGGGGAAGACGCTCAGCGGCTCGATGTGGCTCGCGTACCAGGCATAGAACCCCCCCACGATCCCCGGGAAGGCGGCGGAGAGGAGGAAGGCGTAGAGCTTCAGGAGGGCGGTGTTGATCCCCATGACCT
The genomic region above belongs to Candidatus Rokuibacteriota bacterium and contains:
- a CDS encoding ABC transporter ATP-binding protein, with the translated sequence MVAVIGPNGAGKSTAFKTIVGLLRPKAGRVVFDGKEITGLRPHEVIRLGLAYVPQGRIVFPRMTVLENLEMGAYIESNPARVREALEGVYALFPVLADRRYQKAGTMSGGEQQMVSIGRAMMTTPKLILLDEPSLGLSPKFVTLIFDKLIEMKEAGYTLLVVEQNAAKALSVAGRGYVLELGQNRFEGPGQALLNDPEVKRLYLGG
- a CDS encoding ABC transporter ATP-binding protein, producing the protein MRDGYILEVRDLTKRFGGVTAVNRCSLALRPGKIYGLIGPNGSGKTTLFNCVTGVEPRDAGEIRYHGARIDGLKPHQVARRGIGRTFQIIRLFPELTALENLRVVAREAHEAAYRRAQELLRFVTLDRLQHEYAGNLSYGQQKLLEFIRVLMPDPELILLDEPAAGVNRTLLNELLRAITRLRDEGKTILLVEHDMKVVMGLCETVFVLDYGEKIAEGPPGVIQKDERVIEAYFGR
- a CDS encoding TauD/TfdA family dioxygenase; translation: MTISVEKLQPFGARVRGVDLANPLDDELFDRIRDAFNAHAVLVFPGQPLDDEQQIAFSLRFGPLETSIRKDRKRRVTRPEISEIANVDEHGRIVDADDERAIYNAGNQLWHSDSSFKRVPAMASLLSARELPPEGGETEFADLRAAWDALPEAKRRGLEGLVAEHNFVYSRSLIGYDQFTDAERAAVPPVQQALVRTHPVTGRKALFLGSHASHIIGWPVEEGPTLLRELLEFATQPRFVYRHTWRVLDLVMWDNRCVLHRGRPWDQTRHRRVMHRTTVAGDGPTAADGRPL
- a CDS encoding amidohydrolase family protein — its product is MKILRAATLIDGTGAPPVRDAAVLIRDGRIEAVTTAGTTAWSKDAEVVDVSGLTLLPGLIDCHDHLAFHGYELVRRWGLDEPQSTRHLRTARVASQILASGYTTVRDAGGLDAGFRLAIEEGLITGPRLVLSVAIISPTGGIGDRISPSGHTSPFAQDPSLPGSVANGVENVKATVRAMVRAGADVIKCATTGGASSRAGHGPKDPAFDAAEMRALVDEAHALGRRVMCHAVGGPGLRLAIEAGVDSIEHGCYLDEDPELIPMMAERGIFLVPTLTVYEYHRQSALPHVRERSHALKSHHLESLRRARAAGVRVVAGTDAGGHGHPNPALELQHLVEAGMSPMQALHAGAGLAAECLGLEREIGTVEKGKWADLVAVEGDPLQDIRILQDPRRIRLVLKAGVTVVERRPADAPR
- a CDS encoding CoA transferase; the encoded protein is MTTSPPPSAPALEGLRVLDLSSHLSGPYCSMILGDLGADVIKVEHPEGGDSARGMPPFVNGQSAPFMTFNRNKRSLTLDLKQPAGLEISRRLAARADVFLENFKPGTAERLGLGYRELAASNPRLIYCSISGFGQTGPYRDRGGFDLIAQGMSGLMSITGEEDGPPLRVPLPISDLCGGMFGAIGILAAVAARERTGRGQWVDTSLLETPIALSVYEAAQYFATGEVPPRLGPGHRTSAPYQAFRTKDGWITIGGAAQHFWPRLCGLLGLEDLARDARFATNAERVKRRKELAAILQERLERETTASWLERLEAEGIPAGPIYTYDQVFADPHVRAREMVVEVEHAAAGATRILGIPIKLSETRGAIRRPAPLLAEHTAEILAELGYTPQDQERLKAARVI